The following proteins come from a genomic window of Pseudomonas putida:
- a CDS encoding DedA family protein: MDFNPLDLILHLDAYLDLLVTNYGPWIYAILFTVIFCETGLVVMPFLPGDSLLFIAGAVAAGGGMDPVLLAGLLMAAAIMGDSTNYVIGRTAGERLFNKPDSKIFRRDYLQRTHEFYERHGGKTVTLARFLPILRTFAPFVAGIAHMHYPRFLAFSVAGSLLWVGGLVTLGYFFGNVPFIKQHLSLMVVGIIFLSLVPMVLGLLRGRLGRTAKAH; encoded by the coding sequence ATGGATTTCAACCCGCTGGACCTCATCCTGCATCTCGATGCCTACCTTGATCTGCTGGTCACCAATTACGGCCCCTGGATCTACGCCATCCTGTTCACCGTGATTTTCTGCGAGACCGGCCTGGTGGTAATGCCCTTCCTGCCGGGTGACTCACTGCTGTTCATCGCCGGCGCCGTGGCCGCAGGTGGCGGCATGGACCCGGTGCTGCTGGCCGGCCTGCTGATGGCTGCGGCAATCATGGGTGACAGCACCAATTACGTGATCGGGCGAACGGCAGGTGAACGGCTGTTCAACAAACCCGATTCGAAAATCTTCCGCCGCGACTACCTGCAGCGCACCCATGAATTCTATGAACGCCATGGTGGCAAAACCGTGACCCTGGCGCGCTTCCTGCCGATCCTGCGCACCTTCGCGCCGTTCGTCGCGGGCATCGCCCACATGCATTACCCGCGCTTCCTGGCCTTCAGCGTTGCAGGCTCGCTGCTGTGGGTAGGTGGCCTGGTGACCCTCGGCTACTTCTTCGGCAACGTGCCATTCATCAAGCAGCACCTTTCGCTGATGGTGGTCGGCATCATCTTCCTGTCGCTGGTACCCATGGTCCTGGGCCTGCTGCGCGGCCGCCTGGGCCGCACCGCCAAGGCACACTGA
- a CDS encoding GNAT family N-acetyltransferase: protein MRIIKATLEHLDLLTPLFVRYREFYGQLPYPDSSRKFLETRLKRDESVIYLALPDDDDAKLLGFCQLYPSFSSLSLKRVWILNDIYVAEDSRRMLVADHLIREAKKMAKDTQAVRMRVSTSANNEVAQRTYESIGFRKDTEFESYILPISQD, encoded by the coding sequence ATGCGCATCATCAAGGCAACCCTGGAACACCTCGACCTGCTCACCCCGCTGTTCGTCCGATACCGCGAGTTCTATGGGCAACTGCCATACCCGGACAGCTCGCGCAAATTCCTGGAAACGCGCCTCAAACGCGACGAGTCGGTCATTTACCTGGCACTGCCGGACGATGACGACGCCAAACTGCTGGGCTTCTGCCAGCTCTACCCGAGCTTCTCGTCGCTGTCGCTCAAGCGGGTGTGGATTCTCAATGACATCTATGTGGCCGAAGACTCACGGCGCATGCTTGTGGCTGACCACCTGATCCGTGAGGCAAAGAAGATGGCCAAGGACACCCAGGCCGTACGCATGCGGGTTTCGACCAGCGCCAACAACGAGGTGGCGCAGAGGACCTATGAATCCATCGGTTTTCGCAAGGATACCGAGTTCGAAAGCTACATATTGCCGATCAGCCAAGACTGA
- the eat gene encoding ethanolamine permease yields the protein MPSDQSSGAPAGASVDFEKVGSDYFQQRELKKGAAGWVLLVGLGVAYVISGDYAGWNFGLAQGGWGGMFLATLLMATMYLCMCFSLAELSSMIPTAGGGYGFARSAFGPWGGFLTGTAILIEYAIAPAAIAVFIGAYCQSLFGIGGWMIYLAFYIVFIGIHIFGVGEALKLMFIITAVAAIALAVFLVGMVPHFDAANLFDIAQTNAVGASSFLPFGYVGVWAAIPYAIWFFLAVEGVPLAAEETKNPKRDLPRGLIGAMLVLLAFALLILVVGPGGAGSEALKASGNPLVEALSKAYGGSTWMGGFVNLVGLAGLIASFFSIIYAYSRQIFALSRAGYLPRKLSETNKSKAPVLALIIPGIIGFGLSLTGQGDLLILVAVFGATLSYVLMMAAHITLRIRRPKMERPYRTPGGIFTSGVALVLACIAVVAGFLVDPRVVIGAAVIYAVLIAYFAFYSRHHLVAGTPEEEFAAIQKAEEALH from the coding sequence ATGCCAAGCGATCAATCCTCCGGCGCACCGGCAGGCGCTTCCGTCGATTTTGAAAAGGTCGGGTCGGACTACTTCCAGCAACGAGAACTGAAAAAAGGCGCCGCCGGCTGGGTCCTGCTGGTGGGCCTGGGCGTTGCCTACGTGATCTCCGGCGACTATGCCGGCTGGAACTTCGGCCTTGCCCAAGGCGGCTGGGGCGGCATGTTCCTCGCCACCCTGCTGATGGCCACCATGTACTTGTGCATGTGTTTTTCGCTGGCCGAACTGTCATCGATGATCCCTACCGCCGGGGGCGGCTACGGCTTTGCCCGCAGCGCCTTCGGCCCGTGGGGCGGCTTTCTGACAGGCACGGCGATCCTGATCGAATATGCCATTGCACCGGCAGCCATCGCGGTGTTCATCGGTGCCTACTGCCAGTCCCTGTTCGGCATTGGCGGCTGGATGATCTACCTGGCGTTCTACATCGTCTTTATCGGCATCCACATCTTCGGGGTCGGTGAAGCCTTGAAGCTGATGTTCATCATCACTGCCGTCGCCGCCATCGCCCTGGCTGTCTTCCTTGTGGGCATGGTGCCCCATTTTGATGCGGCGAACCTGTTCGACATCGCCCAGACCAACGCGGTCGGCGCCAGCAGTTTCCTACCGTTCGGATACGTTGGCGTGTGGGCGGCAATCCCCTACGCGATCTGGTTCTTCCTGGCGGTAGAAGGCGTACCACTGGCTGCCGAGGAAACCAAGAACCCGAAACGCGACCTGCCACGTGGCCTGATTGGCGCCATGCTGGTGTTGCTGGCTTTTGCCCTGCTGATCCTCGTGGTAGGCCCGGGGGGGGCGGGCTCCGAAGCGCTCAAAGCCTCCGGCAACCCACTGGTAGAAGCACTTTCCAAGGCGTATGGCGGCTCCACCTGGATGGGCGGCTTCGTCAACCTGGTTGGCCTGGCTGGTCTGATTGCCAGCTTTTTCTCGATCATCTATGCCTATTCGCGGCAGATCTTCGCCCTTTCACGCGCGGGCTACCTGCCGCGAAAACTGTCTGAAACCAACAAGAGCAAGGCCCCGGTACTGGCCCTGATCATCCCTGGCATCATCGGTTTCGGCCTGTCACTGACCGGCCAGGGCGACCTGCTGATCCTGGTTGCGGTGTTCGGTGCGACGTTGTCTTATGTACTGATGATGGCTGCGCACATCACCCTGCGCATCCGCCGGCCCAAGATGGAACGCCCCTATCGCACCCCTGGTGGCATCTTCACCTCGGGCGTCGCCCTGGTGCTGGCATGCATCGCCGTGGTCGCAGGCTTTTTGGTCGACCCGCGGGTGGTGATTGGCGCTGCAGTGATCTATGCAGTATTGATTGCCTACTTTGCGTTCTACAGCCGCCACCACCTGGTCGCGGGCACACCGGAAGAGGAATTCGCCGCGATCCAGAAGGCCGAAGAGGCTCTGCACTGA
- a CDS encoding zinc-dependent peptidase, which yields MWSFSAWRRKRTLARYPVDPQQWQAIRERLPMLDGISDDEDRRLRDACILFLLDKHLTTLPGVELDDQQRLFLAAQAQLPLLHLGDLNWYQGFHEIILYPDDFKSPQRHRDASGVEHVWDGEHSGEAWQQGPVIMAWAGVLASGGWEAYNLVIHELAHKLDMLNGDANGLPPLHSDMQVEDWATAMQQAYDDLNRQLDADPETQTAIDPYAAENPAEFFAVTSEYFFSAPDLLQQAYPQVYRQLSLFYRQDPLARLTRLQAEHPDYRESHV from the coding sequence ATGTGGTCCTTCAGCGCCTGGCGGCGCAAGCGCACGTTGGCGCGCTACCCGGTCGACCCGCAGCAATGGCAGGCGATCCGTGAACGCCTGCCAATGCTCGATGGCATCAGCGACGACGAAGACCGTCGGCTACGTGATGCCTGCATATTGTTCCTGCTCGACAAACACCTGACCACCTTGCCCGGCGTCGAGCTGGATGACCAGCAACGGCTGTTCCTCGCCGCCCAGGCCCAGCTACCGCTGTTGCACCTTGGGGACCTCAACTGGTACCAGGGCTTTCACGAGATCATCCTCTACCCGGACGACTTCAAGAGCCCCCAGCGCCATCGCGACGCCAGTGGCGTGGAGCATGTCTGGGATGGAGAACACAGCGGCGAGGCGTGGCAGCAAGGCCCGGTGATCATGGCCTGGGCCGGAGTACTGGCCAGCGGCGGCTGGGAAGCCTACAACCTGGTGATCCACGAGCTGGCACACAAGCTCGACATGCTTAATGGCGATGCCAATGGCCTGCCACCGCTGCACAGCGACATGCAGGTTGAAGACTGGGCCACAGCCATGCAGCAGGCGTATGACGACCTCAACCGCCAGCTGGACGCCGACCCTGAAACGCAAACGGCCATCGACCCTTATGCGGCCGAAAACCCGGCTGAATTCTTTGCCGTCACCAGCGAGTACTTCTTCAGCGCGCCCGACCTCTTGCAGCAGGCTTATCCACAGGTGTACCGGCAACTGTCACTGTTCTACCGCCAGGACCCTCTGGCGCGCCTGACGCGGTTGCAGGCCGAACACCCTGACTACCGCGAAAGCCACGTCTGA
- the eutC gene encoding ethanolamine ammonia-lyase subunit EutC, which yields MDRQIPTPENPWLALRNLTPARIALGRSGISLPTSAQLDFQFAHAQARDAVHLAFDHTALSEQLKERGRDSLVLHSAASDRNQYLQRPDLGRRLNERSVEQLRQHAKTNPGGCDLAIVVADGLSALAVHRHTLPFLARFEEQAAADGWTSAPVVLVEQGRVAVADEVGQLLGARMTVMLIGERPGLSSPDSLGLYFTYAPKVGLTDAYRNCISNVRLEGLSYGMAAHRLLYLMREACRRQLSGVNLKDEAEVHTIDSENTSNQKGNFLLGEG from the coding sequence ATGGACCGTCAGATACCCACCCCCGAAAATCCTTGGCTGGCCCTGCGCAACCTGACGCCGGCGCGTATCGCCCTTGGCCGCAGCGGCATCAGCCTGCCAACCAGCGCCCAGCTGGACTTCCAGTTCGCCCACGCCCAGGCCCGCGATGCCGTGCACCTGGCATTCGACCACACGGCACTGAGCGAACAATTGAAGGAACGCGGGCGTGACAGCCTGGTACTGCACAGCGCCGCCAGCGACCGCAACCAGTACCTGCAACGCCCGGACCTGGGCCGGCGCCTGAACGAGCGCTCGGTGGAACAGTTGCGCCAGCACGCCAAGACCAACCCTGGCGGCTGCGACCTTGCCATCGTGGTGGCCGACGGCCTCTCGGCCCTGGCCGTGCATCGCCATACATTGCCGTTCCTGGCACGTTTCGAGGAACAGGCCGCCGCCGATGGCTGGACCAGCGCACCGGTTGTGTTGGTGGAGCAAGGCCGGGTAGCCGTGGCCGACGAAGTGGGCCAACTGCTGGGGGCGCGCATGACCGTAATGCTGATCGGCGAGCGCCCCGGGCTCAGTTCACCCGACAGTTTGGGTTTGTATTTCACCTACGCGCCAAAGGTGGGCCTGACCGACGCTTACCGCAACTGCATCTCCAACGTGCGCCTGGAAGGCCTGAGCTACGGCATGGCCGCGCATCGCCTGCTATACCTGATGCGCGAGGCCTGTCGCCGACAGCTGTCTGGCGTGAATCTTAAGGACGAAGCGGAGGTCCATACTATCGACAGTGAAAACACCTCTAATCAAAAAGGCAATTTCCTACTCGGTGAAGGGTAA
- a CDS encoding aldehyde dehydrogenase family protein: MRYAHPGTEGAKVSFKSRYGNYIGGEFVAPVKGQYFDNTSPVNGKLIAEFPRSTAEDIDKALDAAHAAADAWGRTSVQDRSNVLLKIADRIEQNLEVLAITETWDNGKPVRETLNADIPLAVDHFRYFAGCIRAQEGGAAEINENTVAYHIHEPLGVVGQIIPWNFPILMAAWKLAPALAAGNCVVLKPAEQTPLGITVLVELIGDLLPPGVLNVVQGYGREAGEALATSKRIAKIAFTGSTPVGSHIMKCAAENIIPSTVELGGKSPNVYFEDIMQAEPSFIDKAAEGMVLAFFNQGEVCTCPSRALVQESIYPQFMEVVMKKVLQIKRGDPLDTDTMVGAQASQQQFEKILSYLQIAQDEGAELLTGGKVEKLEGALATGYYIQPTLLKGNNKMRVFQEEIFGPVVSVTTFKDEAEALAIANDTEFGLGAGVWTRDINRAYRMGRGIKAGRVWTNCYHLYPAHAAFGGYKKSGVGRETHKMMLDHYQQTKNLLVSYDINPLGFF, encoded by the coding sequence ATGCGTTATGCACATCCCGGTACCGAGGGCGCGAAGGTTTCCTTCAAGAGCCGCTACGGCAACTACATCGGTGGTGAATTCGTAGCTCCGGTCAAGGGGCAGTATTTCGACAACACCTCCCCGGTGAATGGCAAGCTGATCGCTGAATTTCCCCGCTCCACTGCCGAAGACATCGACAAGGCGCTCGACGCCGCCCACGCTGCCGCCGATGCCTGGGGCCGCACCTCGGTGCAGGACCGCTCCAACGTGCTGCTGAAGATCGCCGACCGCATCGAGCAGAACCTGGAAGTGCTGGCCATCACCGAAACCTGGGACAACGGCAAGCCGGTCCGCGAAACCCTCAACGCCGACATTCCGCTGGCGGTCGATCACTTCCGCTACTTCGCCGGCTGCATACGCGCCCAAGAGGGCGGTGCCGCCGAGATCAACGAAAATACCGTGGCCTATCACATCCATGAGCCACTGGGCGTCGTCGGGCAGATCATCCCGTGGAACTTCCCGATCCTGATGGCCGCCTGGAAACTGGCCCCGGCCCTGGCCGCTGGCAACTGCGTGGTGCTCAAACCGGCCGAGCAGACCCCGCTGGGCATCACCGTGCTGGTAGAGCTGATTGGCGACCTGCTGCCGCCCGGCGTGCTCAATGTAGTCCAGGGCTATGGCCGCGAGGCCGGCGAAGCACTGGCCACCAGCAAGCGCATCGCCAAGATCGCCTTCACCGGTTCTACCCCGGTCGGCTCGCACATCATGAAATGCGCCGCCGAGAACATCATCCCGTCTACCGTGGAGCTGGGCGGCAAATCACCCAACGTCTACTTCGAAGACATCATGCAGGCCGAGCCGAGCTTCATCGACAAGGCGGCCGAAGGCATGGTGCTGGCGTTCTTCAACCAGGGCGAGGTATGTACCTGCCCGTCGCGGGCGTTGGTGCAAGAGTCGATCTACCCGCAGTTCATGGAAGTGGTGATGAAGAAGGTGCTGCAGATCAAGCGCGGCGACCCGCTCGACACCGACACCATGGTCGGCGCCCAGGCTTCGCAACAGCAGTTCGAAAAAATCCTGTCGTATTTGCAGATCGCCCAGGACGAAGGCGCCGAACTGCTGACCGGCGGCAAGGTGGAGAAGCTGGAAGGCGCGTTGGCGACCGGTTACTACATCCAGCCGACGCTGCTCAAAGGCAACAACAAGATGCGCGTGTTCCAGGAAGAAATCTTCGGCCCGGTAGTCAGCGTCACCACCTTCAAGGACGAGGCCGAGGCACTGGCCATCGCCAACGACACCGAGTTCGGCCTTGGCGCCGGTGTATGGACCCGCGACATCAACCGCGCCTACCGCATGGGCCGCGGCATCAAGGCTGGCCGCGTATGGACCAACTGCTACCACCTGTACCCGGCGCACGCCGCGTTCGGCGGGTACAAGAAGTCCGGCGTGGGCCGTGAAACCCACAAGATGATGCTCGACCACTATCAGCAGACCAAGAACCTGCTGGTGAGCTACGACATCAACCCGCTGGGCTTCTTCTAA
- a CDS encoding ethanolamine ammonia-lyase subunit EutB, giving the protein MASFVHTVGHLVYRFDSLKEVMAKASPARSGDYLAGVAAVNDGERVAAQMALANIPLSHFLSEALIPYEQDEVTRLIIDTHDAQAFAPVSHLTVGGLRDWLLSDEANEDSLHALAPGLTPEMAAAVSKIMRVQDLVLVAQKIRVVTRFRGTMGLRGRLSTRLQPNHPTDEPAGIAASILDGLLYGNGDAMIGINPATDSIASICAMLEMLDAIIQRYDIPTQACVLTHVTTSIEAINRGVPLDLVFQSIAGTEAANAGFGINLNVLQEGYEAGLSLKRGTLGQNLMYFETGQGSALSANAHHGVDQQTCETRAYAVARHFKPFLVNTVVGFIGPEYLYNGKQIIRAGLEDHFCGKLLGVPMGCDICYTNHAEADQDDMDTLLTLLGVAGINFIMGIPGSDDIMLNYQTTSFHDALYARQTLGLKPGPEFEAWLQRTGIFTQADGRVRFGDNLPPAFRQALAQLA; this is encoded by the coding sequence ATGGCAAGTTTCGTACACACGGTAGGCCACCTGGTCTACCGCTTCGACAGCCTCAAGGAAGTGATGGCCAAAGCCAGCCCCGCACGTTCCGGGGATTACCTGGCTGGCGTTGCCGCCGTCAATGATGGTGAACGGGTGGCGGCGCAGATGGCACTGGCCAATATTCCGCTCAGCCACTTCCTCAGCGAAGCGCTGATCCCTTACGAGCAGGACGAAGTTACCCGCCTGATCATCGACACCCACGACGCCCAGGCCTTCGCCCCGGTCAGCCACCTCACCGTCGGCGGCCTGCGTGACTGGCTGCTCAGCGACGAAGCCAACGAGGACAGCCTGCACGCCCTTGCGCCTGGCCTGACTCCGGAAATGGCCGCTGCCGTATCGAAGATCATGCGCGTACAGGACCTGGTATTGGTGGCGCAGAAGATCCGTGTGGTCACCCGTTTTCGCGGCACCATGGGCTTGCGCGGGCGCCTTTCGACCCGCTTGCAGCCCAATCACCCGACCGACGAGCCGGCTGGGATTGCCGCCAGCATTCTCGATGGCCTGCTGTACGGCAACGGCGACGCCATGATCGGCATCAACCCTGCCACCGACAGCATCGCCTCGATCTGCGCCATGCTGGAAATGCTCGACGCCATCATCCAGCGCTATGACATTCCCACCCAGGCCTGTGTACTGACCCACGTCACCACCTCGATCGAGGCAATCAACCGCGGCGTGCCGCTGGACCTGGTGTTCCAGTCGATTGCCGGCACCGAGGCGGCCAACGCCGGCTTTGGCATCAACCTCAACGTGCTGCAGGAAGGTTACGAGGCCGGGTTGTCGCTCAAGCGCGGCACGCTGGGGCAGAACCTCATGTATTTCGAAACCGGCCAGGGCAGCGCCCTGTCGGCCAACGCTCACCACGGCGTCGACCAGCAAACCTGCGAAACCCGCGCCTATGCCGTGGCCCGCCATTTCAAGCCGTTTCTGGTCAACACCGTGGTCGGTTTCATCGGCCCGGAGTACCTGTATAACGGCAAGCAGATCATCCGTGCCGGCCTTGAGGACCACTTCTGCGGCAAGCTGCTGGGCGTGCCGATGGGGTGCGACATCTGCTACACCAACCACGCCGAGGCCGACCAGGACGACATGGACACCCTGCTGACCCTGCTGGGTGTGGCCGGGATCAACTTCATCATGGGCATCCCCGGCTCCGACGACATCATGCTCAACTACCAGACTACCTCGTTCCATGACGCGCTGTATGCGCGCCAGACCCTGGGCCTCAAACCCGGGCCTGAGTTCGAGGCTTGGTTGCAGCGCACCGGTATATTCACCCAGGCCGATGGCCGGGTACGCTTCGGCGACAACCTGCCGCCGGCGTTCCGCCAGGCCTTGGCACAGCTGGCATAG
- the ppa gene encoding inorganic diphosphatase, whose translation MSYSKIPAGKDLPNDIYVAIEIPANHAPIKYEIDKDSDTLFVDRFMATPMFYPANYGFIPNTLADDGDPLDVLVVTPYPVAPGSVIRARPVGVLNMTDDGGGDAKVIAVPHDKLSQLYVDVKEYTDLPALLIQQIEHFFANYKDLEKGKWVKIEGWEGADAARAAITKSVAAYKG comes from the coding sequence ATGAGCTACAGCAAGATTCCGGCTGGCAAAGACCTGCCGAACGACATCTACGTCGCCATCGAGATCCCGGCCAACCACGCGCCGATCAAGTACGAAATCGACAAGGACAGCGATACCCTGTTCGTCGACCGCTTCATGGCTACCCCGATGTTCTACCCGGCCAACTACGGCTTCATCCCGAACACCCTGGCCGACGACGGTGATCCGCTGGACGTGCTGGTGGTTACGCCTTACCCGGTCGCCCCAGGTTCGGTCATCCGCGCTCGCCCAGTCGGCGTTCTGAACATGACCGACGACGGCGGCGGCGACGCCAAGGTCATCGCTGTTCCGCACGACAAGCTGTCGCAGCTGTACGTTGACGTGAAGGAATACACCGACCTGCCAGCACTGCTGATTCAGCAGATCGAGCACTTCTTCGCGAACTACAAAGATCTCGAGAAGGGCAAGTGGGTCAAGATCGAAGGCTGGGAAGGCGCCGACGCCGCCCGCGCCGCGATCACCAAATCGGTCGCTGCCTACAAGGGCTGA
- a CDS encoding LexA family transcriptional regulator: MKTSGDRLKALLHECGLTSSDFAAQRGVTPQHINNWFKRGVPLARLDELADLFCVHRRWLRCGEGPKHPSSILHSCALPPASDNSPSSLSTQATRLLQVPFQQVHDGKLVALDGKYLQLPIEALQALGVATENVVCLAMPNQNMTPLVPRDAILAIDVSQTQVKDGETYALLHNGTLRVNSLSLGHKGTLCLHSHDRRNYTVERFTPAQRQAQHLKILGWVFHWSHFCQQRPE; the protein is encoded by the coding sequence ATGAAAACCTCCGGTGACCGCCTCAAGGCCCTCCTCCACGAGTGTGGCCTGACCTCTTCCGACTTCGCCGCCCAGCGCGGTGTGACGCCCCAGCACATCAACAACTGGTTCAAGCGCGGCGTTCCCCTGGCTCGCCTGGACGAACTGGCCGATCTGTTCTGCGTGCACCGGCGCTGGCTACGCTGTGGCGAAGGCCCCAAACACCCCAGCTCGATCCTGCACAGCTGTGCCCTGCCGCCCGCCTCGGATAATTCGCCATCCTCGCTGTCGACACAGGCTACCCGGCTCTTGCAGGTGCCGTTTCAGCAAGTGCACGACGGCAAGCTCGTGGCTCTCGACGGCAAATACCTGCAACTCCCGATTGAAGCGCTGCAAGCCTTGGGCGTGGCAACAGAAAATGTCGTCTGCCTGGCCATGCCAAACCAAAACATGACGCCGTTGGTGCCACGCGACGCGATACTGGCCATTGACGTCAGCCAGACACAGGTCAAGGACGGTGAAACCTATGCCCTGCTGCACAATGGCACCCTCAGGGTGAACAGCCTCAGCCTCGGCCACAAGGGCACCCTGTGCCTGCACAGCCATGACAGGCGCAACTACACCGTGGAACGTTTTACCCCCGCCCAACGCCAGGCACAGCACTTGAAGATACTCGGCTGGGTATTCCACTGGTCGCATTTTTGCCAGCAACGCCCCGAATGA